The Pan paniscus chromosome 12, NHGRI_mPanPan1-v2.0_pri, whole genome shotgun sequence genome window below encodes:
- the LOC134728615 gene encoding large ribosomal subunit protein eL21, translating to MTNTKGKRRGTRYMFSRPFRKHGVVPLATYMRIYKKGDIVDIKGMGTVQKGMPHKCYHGKTGRVYNVTQHAVGIVVNKQVKGKILAKRINVRIEHIKHSKSRDSFLKRVKENDQKKKEAKEKGTWVQLKRQPAPPREAHFVRTNGKEPELLEPIPYEFMA from the coding sequence ATGAcgaacacaaagggaaagaggagaggcacacgatatatgttctctaggccttttagaaaacatggagttgttcctttggccacatatatgcgaatctataagaaaggtgatattgtagacatcaagggaatgggtactgttcaaaaaggaatgccccacaagtgttaccatggcaaaactggaagagtctacaatgttacccagcatgctgttggcattgttgtaaacaaacaagttaagggcaagattcttgccaagagaattaaTGTGCGTATTGAGCACATTAAGCACTCTAAGAGCCGAGATAGCTTCCTGAAACGtgtgaaggaaaatgatcagaaaaagaaagaagccaaagagaaaggtacctGGGTTCAACTAAAGCGccagcctgctccacccagagaagcacactttgtgagaaccaatgggaaggagcctgagctgctggaacctattccctatgaattcatggcataa